The Phyllopteryx taeniolatus isolate TA_2022b chromosome 17, UOR_Ptae_1.2, whole genome shotgun sequence genome window below encodes:
- the cwc15 gene encoding protein CWC15 homolog, which produces MTTAARPTFEPARGGRGKGEGDLSALSKQYSSRDLPGHTKIKYRQPTQDAPEEVRARDFRRELEERERVAAREKPRERGPREHTTSSSSSSSSSSKRPRLDQIPAANLDADDPLTEDDEDDNSGEESDDDDTAALLAELEKIKKERAEEQERREREKKAEEERIRMENILSGNPLINLAGQQQQQLQQQQQQQQQQQVAQNQNTFKVKRRWDDDVVFKNCAKGLDKARKEKRFINDTLRSEFHKKFMEKYVK; this is translated from the exons ATGACTACAGCGGCAAGACCAACATTTGAACCGGCCAGAGGAGGGCGGGGAAAAGGGGAAGGGGATTTGAGTGCACTGTCAAAACAGTATTCCAGTCGAGATCTCCCAGGTCACACCAAAATCAAGTACAG GCAGCCTACCCAGGATGCCCCCGAGGAAGTCCGTGCCCGTGACTTCCGCAGGGAGCTGGAGGAGCGGGAGCGTGTAGCTGCTCGTGAGAAGCCCAGAGAGAGGGGACCAAGAG AGCACACCACGtcgtcttcatcctcctcctcctcttcatcaaaGAGGCCCAGACTGGATCAAATTCCAGCCGCCAATCTTGATGCAGATGATCCCCTTACTGAG GACGATGAGGATGACAACTCTGGGGAGGAGAGCGATGATGACGACACTGCGGCTCTTCTGGCAGAACTGGAGAAGATTAAAAAGGAGCGGGCTGAGGAGCAAGAGCGCAGG GAGCGGGAGAAAAAGGCAGAGGAGGAGAGGATCAGAATGGAGAATATATTGAGTGGCAATCCATTGATTAATTTGGcagggcagcagcagcagcaactacaacaacaacaacaacagcagcagcagcagcaagtgGCTCAGAATCAGAACACGTTCAAGGTCAAGAGAAG GTGGGATGATGACGTGGTGTTTAAGAACTGTGCCAAAGGATTGGACAAAGCACGCAAGGAGAAACGCTTCATCAATGATACTCTGCGCTCTGAATTTCACAAGAAATTTATGGAAAAGTATGTTAAGTAG
- the LOC133467223 gene encoding uncharacterized protein LOC133467223 isoform X1, with product MRPWCHLVGSWSRTFDARFCGDPVVVSRLACLTPVTLTMPSRNHLDKIGRKKKKKWTEEAMEHALIEVKSGRCTVRQAAKEFGVPKSSLGDRVSGRVTPGSRSGPAQLITSSDEELLVEFSLYVSKHGFPLTKQQLVSFASSIYKRQHRRVAFSKLGQTWWLNFRKRQEKNITIQPADGVTRGRMVGVRKEALDHFFHLLSSVVEAHALGDKPQYMWNCNEMGFQLARKRVLLPNAAGLGCKSTPGSKDYISVLACSNAAGKDVPPFIVYSKAYPGGVCYKTQGPSDALYGWSDSGSVTSELFKKWFLRHFLARAPKERPLLLIFDGHKSPVNLEVVEAARKEGVVLVCLPPHCSHILQPLDAGLFPLIKQRFAVLLGDARAADATLFAVSKKDFSGVFKTAYQVAKEDEGIRIVQESFRKCGMYPLSRFPFNEAHLMSSPNVDPETGDALSTSAQHVVGRFTAPGPSA from the exons ATGAGGCCGTGGTGCCATCTAGTGGGTTCGTGGTCCAGGACTTTTGATGCCCGTTTCTGTGGTGACCCAGTGGTTGTGTCTCGTCTGGCTTGCTTGACCCCAGTTACACT AACCATGCCTTCAAGAAACCATCTTGACAAAATtggaaggaagaagaaaaagaaatggacagaGGAAGCCATGGAGCACGCGCTGATCGAGGTGAAGTCGGGGAGGTGCACTGTGAGACAGGCAGCCAAAGAGTTTGGGGTCCCCAAATCCTCGCTGGGGGACCGGGTCAGCGGACGGGTGACACCGGGGAGTCGCAGCGGGCCCGCTCAGCTTATAACATCTTCTGACGAGGAACTGTTGGTGGAATTCTCCTTGTACGTGTCCAAGCATGGATTCCCGCTCACGAAGCAGCAGCTGGTGTCGTTCGCGTCTTCCATTTACAAGCGTCAACACAGGAGGGTAGCCTTCTCTAAACTGGGCCAGACCTGGTGGCTCAACTTTAGAAAGCGGCAAGAAAAGAATATTACGATTCAACCGGCAGACGGCGTTACGCGAGGTAGGATGGTTGGTGTCAGGAAGGAAGCGTTGGATCATTTTTTTCACCTTCTGAGCTCTGTGGTGGAAGCTCACGCATTGGGGGACAAGCCCCAGTACATGTGGAATTGCAACGAGATGGGCTTCCAGCTGGCTCGGAAGAGGGTGCTTCTTCCCAATGCTGCCGGTCTGGGTTGCAAGTCCACGCCGGGCTCCAAGGACTACATCTCTGTCCTGGCTTGCTCGAACGCCGCCGGGAAGGATGTTCCCCCGTTCATCGTCTACTCCAAAGCCTACCCGGGAGGAGTGTGTTACAAGACACAAGGGCCGTCAGACGCCCTCTACGGCTGGTCGGACTCGGGAAGCGTCACCTCTGAACTTTTCAAGAAGTGGTTCCTCAGACACTTCCTGGCGCGCGCTCCTAAAGAGCGGCCGCTGCTCCTGATTTTTGACGGCCACAAGTCACCCGTGAACCTGGAAGTGGTGGAGGCCGCCCGAAAGGAGGGCGTGGTCCTCGTGTGCCTGCCGCCTCATTGCTCCCACATCCTGCAGCCGCTCGACGCGGGCCTCTTTCCGCTCATCAAGCAGCGGTTTGCCGTGCTGTTAGGTGACGCGCGCGCCGCCGATGCGACGCTCTTTGCGGTCAGCAAGAAGGACTTCTCGGGCGTGTTCAAGACGGCGTATCAGGTGGCTAAAGAGGACGAGGGTATCAGGATAGTTCAGGAAAGTTTTAGGAAATGCGGCATGTACCCCCTGAGCCGCTTTCCTTTTAATGAAGCCCATTTAATGTCATCGCCCAACGTGGACCCTGAAACTGGGGACGCTTTGTCGACATCAGCGCAGCATGTTGTAGGAAGATTCACTGCTCCTGGACCTTCAGCCTAA
- the LOC133467223 gene encoding uncharacterized protein LOC133467223 isoform X2 yields MPSRNHLDKIGRKKKKKWTEEAMEHALIEVKSGRCTVRQAAKEFGVPKSSLGDRVSGRVTPGSRSGPAQLITSSDEELLVEFSLYVSKHGFPLTKQQLVSFASSIYKRQHRRVAFSKLGQTWWLNFRKRQEKNITIQPADGVTRGRMVGVRKEALDHFFHLLSSVVEAHALGDKPQYMWNCNEMGFQLARKRVLLPNAAGLGCKSTPGSKDYISVLACSNAAGKDVPPFIVYSKAYPGGVCYKTQGPSDALYGWSDSGSVTSELFKKWFLRHFLARAPKERPLLLIFDGHKSPVNLEVVEAARKEGVVLVCLPPHCSHILQPLDAGLFPLIKQRFAVLLGDARAADATLFAVSKKDFSGVFKTAYQVAKEDEGIRIVQESFRKCGMYPLSRFPFNEAHLMSSPNVDPETGDALSTSAQHVVGRFTAPGPSA; encoded by the coding sequence ATGCCTTCAAGAAACCATCTTGACAAAATtggaaggaagaagaaaaagaaatggacagaGGAAGCCATGGAGCACGCGCTGATCGAGGTGAAGTCGGGGAGGTGCACTGTGAGACAGGCAGCCAAAGAGTTTGGGGTCCCCAAATCCTCGCTGGGGGACCGGGTCAGCGGACGGGTGACACCGGGGAGTCGCAGCGGGCCCGCTCAGCTTATAACATCTTCTGACGAGGAACTGTTGGTGGAATTCTCCTTGTACGTGTCCAAGCATGGATTCCCGCTCACGAAGCAGCAGCTGGTGTCGTTCGCGTCTTCCATTTACAAGCGTCAACACAGGAGGGTAGCCTTCTCTAAACTGGGCCAGACCTGGTGGCTCAACTTTAGAAAGCGGCAAGAAAAGAATATTACGATTCAACCGGCAGACGGCGTTACGCGAGGTAGGATGGTTGGTGTCAGGAAGGAAGCGTTGGATCATTTTTTTCACCTTCTGAGCTCTGTGGTGGAAGCTCACGCATTGGGGGACAAGCCCCAGTACATGTGGAATTGCAACGAGATGGGCTTCCAGCTGGCTCGGAAGAGGGTGCTTCTTCCCAATGCTGCCGGTCTGGGTTGCAAGTCCACGCCGGGCTCCAAGGACTACATCTCTGTCCTGGCTTGCTCGAACGCCGCCGGGAAGGATGTTCCCCCGTTCATCGTCTACTCCAAAGCCTACCCGGGAGGAGTGTGTTACAAGACACAAGGGCCGTCAGACGCCCTCTACGGCTGGTCGGACTCGGGAAGCGTCACCTCTGAACTTTTCAAGAAGTGGTTCCTCAGACACTTCCTGGCGCGCGCTCCTAAAGAGCGGCCGCTGCTCCTGATTTTTGACGGCCACAAGTCACCCGTGAACCTGGAAGTGGTGGAGGCCGCCCGAAAGGAGGGCGTGGTCCTCGTGTGCCTGCCGCCTCATTGCTCCCACATCCTGCAGCCGCTCGACGCGGGCCTCTTTCCGCTCATCAAGCAGCGGTTTGCCGTGCTGTTAGGTGACGCGCGCGCCGCCGATGCGACGCTCTTTGCGGTCAGCAAGAAGGACTTCTCGGGCGTGTTCAAGACGGCGTATCAGGTGGCTAAAGAGGACGAGGGTATCAGGATAGTTCAGGAAAGTTTTAGGAAATGCGGCATGTACCCCCTGAGCCGCTTTCCTTTTAATGAAGCCCATTTAATGTCATCGCCCAACGTGGACCCTGAAACTGGGGACGCTTTGTCGACATCAGCGCAGCATGTTGTAGGAAGATTCACTGCTCCTGGACCTTCAGCCTAA